The following nucleotide sequence is from Agromyces sp. SYSU T00194.
GGTCCCGGGACCGCGGCGAACGCCGTCGCGGTCGTCGAGCACGTCTTCGCGCGCATGGGCCTCGCCTCCACCGAGCGCATCCACCGTGGAGCGGACGCGCCGCTCGCCGACCGATCGACCCCGCAGCCGTCTGCGGCGGCGCGCGCGATCATCGACGAGGCGCTGCGCGACGACGACCGCCCGCTGTTCTTCGTCGCCGGGGGCGGGCTGACCGACCTCGCATCCGCCTACCTGCTCGAGCCGCGCATCGCCGAGCGGATGACGGTGGTCTGGATCGGCGGCCGGGAGCACGACGGGCTCGCCTACCCGCCCCCGAACGCCATGCCGATCGAGTACAACCTGCTCATCGACCTCGTCGCCGGGCAGGTGGTCTTCAACGACTCCGACCTGACCGTCTGGCAGGTGCCGCGCGACGTCTACCGCCAGTGCCTCGTGTCCGACGCGGAGCTGCGGCTCCGCGTCGCGGCGGCCGGGCCGGTCGGCCGGTACCTCTACGACGAGGTCGCCGAGGTGGTCGTGCGCGCGTCCGGTCAGGGTCGGGGTCCCGCCGAGACCTACGCGCTCGGCGACTCGCCCCTCGTGCTGCTGACCGCGCTGCAGTCGCTGTTCGAGGCCGACTCCTCCTCGAGCCGGCATGTCGTGCGCGCGACGCCCGCGCTCGCCGACGACGGCACGTACGTCGAGGTCCCCGGCGCGCGGGAGATGCGGGTCTACACGTGGGTCGACGTGCGACTCATGTTCGAGGACTTCTACCTCAAGCTCGACGAGTTCAGCCGCTGGCAGGCGGCCCACTCGTGAGGCGGCGCACCCGACGCGCCGCGACAGGCCCGGCAACGCCCGGCCTGCACTCTGCACATCACAAGGGAACGGAAGCAATGATGCA
It contains:
- a CDS encoding nucleoside hydrolase, with translation MTLVPTREVREHDYGVPNWRLGEAPWQAIPPIATARARVIIDNDFSGDPDDLYQLVHHLLSPNVDIRAVVGSHLRDGDPFDPGPGTAANAVAVVEHVFARMGLASTERIHRGADAPLADRSTPQPSAAARAIIDEALRDDDRPLFFVAGGGLTDLASAYLLEPRIAERMTVVWIGGREHDGLAYPPPNAMPIEYNLLIDLVAGQVVFNDSDLTVWQVPRDVYRQCLVSDAELRLRVAAAGPVGRYLYDEVAEVVVRASGQGRGPAETYALGDSPLVLLTALQSLFEADSSSSRHVVRATPALADDGTYVEVPGAREMRVYTWVDVRLMFEDFYLKLDEFSRWQAAHS